The Novipirellula aureliae sequence GCAGTGACAAAAACCATGGCAACGTTTTTTGCGTCTCCGATATCCTTGACATCCAATTGCCCCAGCGAGTCAACCGACATGGGTCCACCCATTAATTGCATCATCCGCGACAACGCTCGAGCCGTCGGTGCAGCATCACTGTCACCCGTCCCCTTGAGACCAACGACCAAACCGAGCCCTTGCAGCGAGTTCGTCTCTTGACCTTTTAGTCGGCACATGTCGCCAAGTTTCAGACTAGCCGCGTTGGTCGATTGGAATGCGGCCATCGCAAACGCAACCGTCAAAATGGATTTGGTAATCGACGAGAAATACGTATTCATGAAATTCTTTTTGGGCGGCGAAGCTGCGAAAGGTAGTGGATCGAGTCAAGAACCTTGCAGTACGAACATCAATCAAAATGGTTGGACACGGTCGAACCAACGGCTGAACCATCCGCGTTTGTATCCGTCACGCAGATGCCCTTGATCCTCTTTACGAATCTCGAGATCGATTACGTCGCGGCTCAATACAACATTATCAGGTGCGATGTCCTGCGCTCGGCAGATCCCGGAGAGCGAGGTTTCCCAAAGGTTATCATTGACTCGAATCGTTTTTCGGGCTTCAAGAACCAAGTTTCCATTCGGGCGAATATCGACAATCGTTGCAGCGATATTAAACGACATCGATTCACGTGATTCGACAGACGCCTCGGCACGATATTGGTTATTCGACTCCGCCGCAACGGTCGGGTCGCCTTCCTCCTGTGGGTCTGGGATGACACGGAAATTGTCGAGCCGGATCCAATCGCTCACTAATGCTTCGTACAATGTTTGCTTGCGACTGTCAGCGGCTCCCTCGGCCATCATTCGAGTGATCTCGTCTACACGAATCGCGATGATATCGTTTTTCTGAAATCGACGAAGTGGTGGCGGTGGCTGATAGGTCCAACTCACACCACTTAACATCGCTGCGTTCGAAGCGGCAGGATTGCCCTGGTTATAGGGATTGCCTTGAATCGGCTGTGCACTTGAAGGCTGTGCCAGCGGCGATAGCGATTGACCCTGAGGCAACGGCTGACGCAGCAGTGAACTGTCCTGACCATGGACGCTCGTCGCTATCGCCAGCATTCCCATACCGATCATGACGATCTGTTTTGCGACGCCGTTTCGGATGTTGAGGCTCTTTCGTTTCATTGTTTGCGTTACCGAGTACATTGCGTTACCGAGTACATTGCTTTACCGAGTACGGGGCTTTACCGAGTACGGGGAGATCGAGTGACGATTTCAACCAATCCGCTTTGCACGACACGAGCGATCAAGCGTTTTCGCGGGTCGAGCGTTTCAATTTCAATCAAATCGGATTCCGCCCCATCCCCTTGCGCCTTTGCGTTGGTGGTGACACTGATCGATCCATTGACGACACGAACTTCCAACAAATCACCTCGACGAATCAAGGTCGGTTTTCCAACATCTCCGATCCGGATCGGCTCATCCTTTCTGAGATAGCTTTTCGTTTCCGTTCCAATCAATTCCGATGGATCGGTATAGAACGAATCCTCCCAATTCTCGGGTTCGATGGGTAGGGTCCGCAAATCGGATGCCCCAATTCGGACCCCAGGTCGCAGGTTGTTTGCCGTTGTGACGGCGAGCGGATTTTCTTTTAGCTCCGCGATCATGGTTGCTTCGACCGCAGCGTTGAGGCCTCGCGACTTGACGTACAAAGAGCACTTGCCTTCTTGGATGGGTGAAAGGAAGTGAGCTTGCTCAATGCCTCGGGCAGATTCCAAACTCAACATCGCTGGCTGCTGAGGATCGATAATCAGTTGATATCGCTTGAGAAGGTCACGATCACCTCTCGCGATTGCCTGCTCGATCCAGGCAATGACGCGATTCGCAAATTCCGGCGGCAACGCTGCCTGTGGAACGGCTGTTGCCGCCGTCTCGATGCGTGGGTGGTAGCTGGTTTGCCGAATCGTGGAATGCCCCAGAGCTGGTTCGCCCGTGTCCTGCTGGCTCTCCTCCGCAGACGGCAAGTAGCGGATCGAGGTCGATTCGCCCCCGACCCAAAGGATCGCGTGCGGGGTCGCTTCGGCACGTACAATCAGTTTGGCAAGACGCTCACGATCGATTCGCATCGCCGTCCCGTCGACAGGCAACAATCCAACCGATGCACGACTCAGCCGTGACCATTGAGGCAAATTCGGATCGAGTGGAACGATGATGTCGCCAAGTCGGACGATCGGAGAACTCAAAACGACATCTTGTTTCATCCGAAAGGTCCACGCTGTTTCCGCATCGACCGAAACGGTCCTCGGTGCCGAACGGCGAACGGGTACGAAGGAACCCGATTGAGCGTTTGCAGTAGCCGAGTCGAAAAAGGTGGCAACAACAATCGAGCAGAGGATGATTCGATAGGCGACGTGTTGATAGGCGATGGGGGTGACCGAGGTCATGCGTCTAGAACCTTCTTAGATTTGAGATATTCTGCATCACTTGATCGCCCGCCTGAATCGCTTGACTGTTCAGCTCGAACGCTCTTTGAGTGGTTATCAAATCGATTAGCTCTTGGACCGGTTCGACGTTGGATGCTTCCAGATTTCCTTGGACCAATGTTCCCATCCCTTGATCTCCGGGCGTCCCTTGTTGTTCTTGACCCGATGCATCGGTTTGCAAATACATGTTTTCGCCAACCTTCAACAGACCGTCGGGGTTGATAAATTGTGCCATCTGGATATTGCCCACCGAGCTAAGCTCGGTATTGTTGGGTTGACGCACCATTACTTCACCATTCGAACTGATAACCATGGCGCTAGCGTCTTCCGGGATTGTGATCGGTGGGTCGAGCAAGCGTCCCGTTTGAGCCGATCCGATGACCAATTGTCCGTTGGCGTTGATATCTAAATTGCCAGCTCGCGTGTACATCGTATCTTGGGTCAATGGGTCGATTGTACGCAGATAGCCTTTCCCGCGAATGGCGACGTCAAGTTCACGTCCCGTTTGCTGAAGCGTGCCCTGCCGCTGATCGGTTTGCGTGCTGGTAACTCGGACGCCCAAACCGACTTGAGTTCCCACGGCGGTCGGGTTTTGCTGAGCATCTCGAACGCCGGGATAAACCTCGGTACGGTAGAGCAAATCTTCAAAGTTGGCACGGTCTTTTTTGAAGCCGGTTGTATTGATGTTCGCTAGGTTGTTGGCGATTACATCCAATTTGGTTTCCATCGCCCCCATGCCTGTGGCGGCGGTGTATAGCGATTGAACGCTCATGACGAAACTCCGTTTTCGATCAATAGGTTTGTGTTGCTTACGACTTTAACACTCGGCCAATCAACGATCCCATCACACTGTCCTGGTTTTGGATCATCCGCACGTTCGCCTCGTAGGCACGTGAGGTTTCAATTAGCTCCATCATGGCCATCGTCGGACGGACCGAAGACAGCTCGACCTGACCCGCTACTACCTTTCGCTGGTCACCGGGGACAAGATCAAAGTCGGCGAGTGGCTTGAATAAGTTGCCACCCACGTGCGACAAGTCACCCATACTTTTCGGTTTGGCCAGCATGATCTCGTACTGAATCTCCCCTTGCTGGATCCGACCGCCAGGAGCAACATGGTAGGCTCTCGTAGGATCCATTTGGATCGGTTTTCCGTCGCTGCCGAGAACTTGATCGCCCGTGGGATTGATCATCCGGCCCTTCGAATCGAACAGGAATTCACCCGCTCGGGTCATGAATTGCTCTTCGCCGCGTTGGACGACAAAGAAGGATTCGGTATCGTTGATTGCGAAATCGGTTTCGTTTCCGGTCTTTTTGAGTGGTCCTTGGTCAAATTGAGTCTGCGCATTTTGAATCGTGACACCGCCACCAATATCGTCTGCACCGCCGAGACCCGGCGACACTTCACCCTCTTCGATCATTTCGGCAAAGCGTGCTTGCAAGATGGTTTGCTGAGGTTTATAGCCTGGTGTTTGCGTATTGGCCAAATTATTACTGAGCACTTCGAGTCGATGGCTTTGTGCGTGGGCACCCGAAGCCGATAAATAGACACCGTAGGGCATAGTTCACCAAACCACTCAAAATAAAACGAAACGTGTTGCCGATTAATCCCCTATCCATCCGTTAACAATTGTCTCGGGATGCTCGCAAGTGCAAAAAACATGAACCCCGTAAAGAATCCCACCAAGCAAACCGTTATTCTTGTGCCCGGTTTCTGTGAACCACGCCCGCTATTGTGGCCGCTACGGCTGACGCTGCGGTCACCCGCCGTGGTCAATGGACACTGCACGCGGAAAGTTCGCATCTTTAAAGATCGAATCGTATTTCGTGATTTGGAAAACAGTGCTAGCAAGCTACGACAGCAAATCGAATCCCTGTTAAAGGAACCGAATCACTCGGTTGCGATCGTGACACATAGTTTTGGCGATTGGGTCGCACGCCAAGCGATCAGCCGAGTGCTTCAGGATTTTGAGGGCAGGGACGCACCGGCGATCTCGCTCGCTTCGATCGCTCCGATCATGACCGCCAGTCCGATTGCCAGGGGATTGCATTGGTTGGGAGGGGACGTGATTTCGGAAGTTGCCGTGATGTCCAATGCCTCTCGGGCCTCGACGAACGTGACGTTCGATGTTGCGATCCCACGTCTGATTGTCTGGGCGAATGTGGACGTCTGGATTCGCACAATGGAGCTGGAAGGAAATGCATTGTTGGAAATACAGCACATTTGGGCCAGTCACTTGTCGATTGTCCTACATCCACGTGTCCATCGATCCGTGAAGAAATTCATCAATGGCGTGATTGCATGAAAAAACGGCCACGTGTTTACGTGACCGTTCCATTTCGTCTGAAATGAGGGTGGCAAAGATTCATCCGCATTGCCAGGTGGTGGTCGTCAAATCGGCAATGCTGTCGAAGTGATCCGTGGTACCGAGCAACAAGGTTCGGGATCCAGACTTGATATGCCATCCTACAAGAATGACTTGATGCACGCTTTGACCGGCACAGACGGTTTGCCGCGTTTGAATGCGAAAAGCGAAGTCAAAATCCTCAAAGCGTCGCGGTTCACCAACCAGACACGCACTGACTAAAGCAATGCTTTCATCCGTTCAACCGTGCGCACAATCGACTCGGTGTCGATGGTGTGTGGACCATTGAAGGCATGAAATTCGGTTTCCGCACCCGATTGCTTCAAGAGCTCCGAAAGCTCCATCGCACTGGTGAAAGGTAATATCGGATCGACGGTTCCATGGGCTTGGTAAATATGCGTATTGGCCAACCGGGTGAGTGATTTGGTCCATTCCGATTCACAAATTAAGGTACCGGAGTAAAGCAGCAGCAGGGCTGGTGGATCGATGTCGCCGCGCAAGACGGTATCGAGCGTCAACATTGCTCCTTGAGAAAACCCTCCCAGTACGTAGGGTCTGTTTGCTGCATCGCGTCCCGATGCATCGGCCAATTCCGAGCGAACCAGCTCGATGGTTCTCGTCAACTCGCTGCGTGCTTCGGAAAGACCTTGAGGTTGGTGATCGTGCATTTCACTGAACTTCGAAGTTTGCATCGCTTCAGCCAACTGTGCCATGTTGATCGGCCACCATGCACGAGCGTCGGGCATCCCAAGTTCGATGAGCGAAAGGGGCGCTGCTGGGAAAACGAAGCGAAATGTCCCCGCGTCAGTACCCAATAGCGAAATCCATTCGAACGCCAATCCCGCTAAATCGGTGCCGGGGGCGCCATAGCCATGACAGAGAATGACAGGGATCGACGGCGACTCGCCACCATCGATGACAATACAATCAAGTGAACCGTAAGTGGTTTTGCGTGGTTGAGGCATTCGTTGAGTACGCTTTCTAGTTGATACTTCGTAAACTTGGTTACTTAGGGGGAGTGGATCTGGTTAAAGATCTCGATAATGTTGGATGTTTGACAGCTTCCACGATCGGGATCTAGGCTTGGTAGGCGACTTTGCACCAGGCCTTAAACCTTCGCAGGTGGATATCACTTAAATCGAGACCCACTAAATCGAGACCCACTAAATCGAGACCCACTAAATCGAGACCCACTAAATCGAGACCCACGGAGGTCGCGACACCGACCAGTTTGGCTTGGCCGCGAAGTCGCAGTTTTTTGCTGATCGAATCCTTGTGCCGTTCGACCGTTTTTGGGCTGCGATGCAAGATCGCCGCAGCGCGAGGGACGCTGAGTCCGTGTCCAAGCAAAACGAGCACCTCCAATTCGCGGCGGGTCAATACGTCCAAGGTGCCAAGCCCAATATACTGAGTTGCTACGACTTCGATAGTCGAGTCCACTTCAAGTGGGTCCCAGCTTCTGGAAACCAGATGGGAGACGACAATAATCAACCTGGTGGAATCCCCTCATATGCTGCAACAAAACGCATCCCAATAATACTCGCATACGTCGCCAAGGCCAATCACACCAAGGTTGCGAGGACTGTATTTCTTGAAATCGATTGCCTGGGCAGTGAGGCGAACTTTCCGGATGACGAGGGAGCCGCTGGCGTCAGGACTCCTTTGTCGTCTCGGATAATCGGCGGCTAGCCCGGATGATTCATGGGCTTGCAAATTGTTTTGCTAACGTCTACGCCTTAAAGCGTTTACGTTCATTGCTCGAAAAACAGTCTGCGTATTAGCCGGGCTAGTGTTTTGTCCCGAGGAAGCATTCGGGTGAGAATCTTTCGTGGCTGTGGCTTCCAGCCGCAGTTTACTGGGGCAAGATGCCGCAGCCACGATTCTGCACATGCCTAAACGCGAGCTGTGAAAATGCACGAGTGCGCATGAAGGCATTCTTCAATATGCCAGCGGCGCTACATTCCGAAGCCGGACGGCATGATTACTGACCAAGCTTCGCAAAACGCTCTGCTGGCTCCGTCCAGGCATCGACGTTCTGGGGTGAAAACGTCTTGACTTCGAAACTGTCTCGAATCAGCCGTCGTGCATCGATGATCGAGTCGAGTTTGCCACAGCCCATCATCTGGACGACGACATTCCCCGCCGCCGTCGCTTCGATCGGTCCTGCGACCACTTTGCGGTCGCAGGCGTCCGCGGTCATTTGGCACAGCAGTTCGTTCTGCGAGCCACCACCGACAATATGAATGACCTCGATGCGGTGACCGAGCAACGTTTCAAGATTGTTAAAGGTTTCACGGTAGCGCAGAGCTAGACTTTCGAGTGCTCCGCGATACAGCGACCCTTTTGACTCAGCCGCACCTTGGCCCGTTCGCAATGCAAACGCGTTGATCGCTTCGACCATGTCATGCGGGGCAATAAAGCCAGCGTCATCAGGATCAATTAAGAGCGAAAACGGCTTCGCTGTGCGTGCCAAATTCACCATCTCTTCCCAGGAATCGGCGTCCGATTTGCGTTCAAGCGACTTGCGGATTTGCTGGAAGATCCAAAGACCACTGATATTCTTGAGCAAACGCGTGGTACCTTGAATTCCGCCTTCGTTGGTGAAACAAAATTCCGCGCATTGAGCGTTCACCAACGGATGGCGTAGTTCGCATCCCATCAACGACCAAGTCCCGCTACTGATGTAGCACCAAGACGTATCCTCCGGAGCAAAGTCGTCGGCGGGGACCGCAATCACCGCCGAAGCGGTATCATGGGTCGCGGGGATGATCACGGGCACATCCTTTAAGCCAGTCGTTTTCACGACCGATGGTTGTATATTGCCCAAAACGGTTCCCGGTTGGCTGAGCTCGCCAAACAGAACGGGCGGTAGGTTGAACCGAGAGATCAAGTCCTGAGACCATGTTTTCGTCCGCGGGTCGAGTAACTGCGTCGTCGAGGCATTGGTCGCATCGATACTTCGTTTGCCCGTCAGTAACCAATGATAGAAGTCGCCCATCAGTAGCATGCCGTTGGCGATGTCAAGCGAATGCTCGCCGTTGAGACGGGCGGCAAGAAGTTGATAGAGCGTGTTCAGCTGCATAAACTGCAGCCCCGTCGCCTCAAAAATTTCTTCGCGTGGCACGATTTCGAAAGCGCGTTGCAACATGCCCTCCGTTCGATCGTCGCGATAGCAACGCACCGGCCCGATCACCATGTCTTGATCATCGACCAGAGCGTAGTCGACACCCCAAGTATCGACGCCGACCGATTGCACATTTTCGTAGGTGTCGGACGCTTTTCGCAAACCTTTTTGGATCTCAGCCCACAAGCCATGCGTATTCCACTGCATCGAACCCTGGATATAAACCGGTTCGTTGGCAAACCGATGCACCTCGGCTAACTGCAATTTGCCATTTTCCAAATATCCCGCCATCACTCGGCCACTCGACGCCCCGAGATCAATCGCCAAATGGACCGCTTCTGACTTCATTGCTTTTTCCTCTGTTTAGCTGGCCAAAAATCGCCGAATCGCTGGAATCCGACTGGTTATGAGTGAAATAAGATAGCAGATTTCGCTCTTTCGAGCACTACCACCAAGTCGAAGTATTCCCTGCACTTCATGCGAGCGGGATCAAAGAACCTACCGATCAAAATACACTGCCGCACGACGTATGCGCTCGGTTGATTCTCGCTCTTTCCCAGGCTGGAAGCCTAGGCTACGACGGTACGTATGCGCTCGGTTGATTCTCGCTCTTTCCCAGGCTGGAAGCCTAGGCTACGACGATACGTATGCGCTCGGTTGATTCTCGCTCTTCCCCAGGCTGGAAGCCTAGGCTA is a genomic window containing:
- a CDS encoding flagellar basal body L-ring protein FlgH — protein: MKRKSLNIRNGVAKQIVMIGMGMLAIATSVHGQDSSLLRQPLPQGQSLSPLAQPSSAQPIQGNPYNQGNPAASNAAMLSGVSWTYQPPPPLRRFQKNDIIAIRVDEITRMMAEGAADSRKQTLYEALVSDWIRLDNFRVIPDPQEEGDPTVAAESNNQYRAEASVESRESMSFNIAATIVDIRPNGNLVLEARKTIRVNDNLWETSLSGICRAQDIAPDNVVLSRDVIDLEIRKEDQGHLRDGYKRGWFSRWFDRVQPF
- the flgA gene encoding flagellar basal body P-ring formation chaperone FlgA — its product is MTSVTPIAYQHVAYRIILCSIVVATFFDSATANAQSGSFVPVRRSAPRTVSVDAETAWTFRMKQDVVLSSPIVRLGDIIVPLDPNLPQWSRLSRASVGLLPVDGTAMRIDRERLAKLIVRAEATPHAILWVGGESTSIRYLPSAEESQQDTGEPALGHSTIRQTSYHPRIETAATAVPQAALPPEFANRVIAWIEQAIARGDRDLLKRYQLIIDPQQPAMLSLESARGIEQAHFLSPIQEGKCSLYVKSRGLNAAVEATMIAELKENPLAVTTANNLRPGVRIGASDLRTLPIEPENWEDSFYTDPSELIGTETKSYLRKDEPIRIGDVGKPTLIRRGDLLEVRVVNGSISVTTNAKAQGDGAESDLIEIETLDPRKRLIARVVQSGLVEIVTRSPRTR
- the flgG gene encoding flagellar basal-body rod protein FlgG, producing the protein MSVQSLYTAATGMGAMETKLDVIANNLANINTTGFKKDRANFEDLLYRTEVYPGVRDAQQNPTAVGTQVGLGVRVTSTQTDQRQGTLQQTGRELDVAIRGKGYLRTIDPLTQDTMYTRAGNLDINANGQLVIGSAQTGRLLDPPITIPEDASAMVISSNGEVMVRQPNNTELSSVGNIQMAQFINPDGLLKVGENMYLQTDASGQEQQGTPGDQGMGTLVQGNLEASNVEPVQELIDLITTQRAFELNSQAIQAGDQVMQNISNLRRF
- a CDS encoding flagellar hook-basal body protein, encoding MPYGVYLSASGAHAQSHRLEVLSNNLANTQTPGYKPQQTILQARFAEMIEEGEVSPGLGGADDIGGGVTIQNAQTQFDQGPLKKTGNETDFAINDTESFFVVQRGEEQFMTRAGEFLFDSKGRMINPTGDQVLGSDGKPIQMDPTRAYHVAPGGRIQQGEIQYEIMLAKPKSMGDLSHVGGNLFKPLADFDLVPGDQRKVVAGQVELSSVRPTMAMMELIETSRAYEANVRMIQNQDSVMGSLIGRVLKS
- a CDS encoding esterase/lipase family protein, which translates into the protein MNPVKNPTKQTVILVPGFCEPRPLLWPLRLTLRSPAVVNGHCTRKVRIFKDRIVFRDLENSASKLRQQIESLLKEPNHSVAIVTHSFGDWVARQAISRVLQDFEGRDAPAISLASIAPIMTASPIARGLHWLGGDVISEVAVMSNASRASTNVTFDVAIPRLIVWANVDVWIRTMELEGNALLEIQHIWASHLSIVLHPRVHRSVKKFINGVIA
- a CDS encoding alpha/beta hydrolase; the protein is MPQPRKTTYGSLDCIVIDGGESPSIPVILCHGYGAPGTDLAGLAFEWISLLGTDAGTFRFVFPAAPLSLIELGMPDARAWWPINMAQLAEAMQTSKFSEMHDHQPQGLSEARSELTRTIELVRSELADASGRDAANRPYVLGGFSQGAMLTLDTVLRGDIDPPALLLLYSGTLICESEWTKSLTRLANTHIYQAHGTVDPILPFTSAMELSELLKQSGAETEFHAFNGPHTIDTESIVRTVERMKALL
- a CDS encoding rhamnulokinase, with protein sequence MKSEAVHLAIDLGASSGRVMAGYLENGKLQLAEVHRFANEPVYIQGSMQWNTHGLWAEIQKGLRKASDTYENVQSVGVDTWGVDYALVDDQDMVIGPVRCYRDDRTEGMLQRAFEIVPREEIFEATGLQFMQLNTLYQLLAARLNGEHSLDIANGMLLMGDFYHWLLTGKRSIDATNASTTQLLDPRTKTWSQDLISRFNLPPVLFGELSQPGTVLGNIQPSVVKTTGLKDVPVIIPATHDTASAVIAVPADDFAPEDTSWCYISSGTWSLMGCELRHPLVNAQCAEFCFTNEGGIQGTTRLLKNISGLWIFQQIRKSLERKSDADSWEEMVNLARTAKPFSLLIDPDDAGFIAPHDMVEAINAFALRTGQGAAESKGSLYRGALESLALRYRETFNNLETLLGHRIEVIHIVGGGSQNELLCQMTADACDRKVVAGPIEATAAGNVVVQMMGCGKLDSIIDARRLIRDSFEVKTFSPQNVDAWTEPAERFAKLGQ